One genomic region from Desulfobulbaceae bacterium encodes:
- a CDS encoding zinc-binding dehydrogenase, with protein sequence MRVAMYYSNRDIRIEELPRPTIGPGELLVKIHSSGICGSDVMEWYRAGKTPLVLGHEVAGEVVEAGDGITEFTVGERVVATHHVPCFRCHQCLSGHETVCDLLLSGTRFDPGGFCEYVRLAPVNVERGTWKIPDSMTYDAATFVEPLACVLRGQQTARVRAGSSVLVLGSGISGLLHVHLASVLGAGFIAATDLNEYRLDAAKRFGASTVYRADQDVPTLFRQDNKGQGADVVIVCASAEAAYQQAMSAVARGGVIMFFAPTMAGETLSIPVNDLFWRRDLTITTSYAGSPADCAAALELIANGRIRVEEMITHRFGLAETVNGSALVAEGKESIKVIIRPQE encoded by the coding sequence ATGCGCGTCGCCATGTATTATAGCAACCGGGATATCAGGATTGAGGAGTTGCCTCGTCCGACTATTGGTCCGGGGGAGTTATTGGTGAAAATTCACTCTAGTGGTATTTGCGGTAGTGATGTAATGGAGTGGTATCGGGCAGGTAAGACTCCTCTGGTGCTGGGCCACGAAGTCGCTGGAGAAGTGGTTGAAGCGGGGGACGGTATCACTGAATTCACGGTTGGGGAGCGGGTGGTTGCTACGCATCACGTTCCCTGTTTTCGTTGCCATCAGTGTTTGAGCGGGCACGAGACAGTGTGTGACTTGTTGCTGTCCGGCACCCGTTTTGATCCAGGTGGTTTTTGTGAGTATGTGCGGCTGGCTCCTGTGAATGTGGAACGGGGCACATGGAAAATTCCAGACTCAATGACATATGATGCCGCAACCTTTGTTGAACCGTTGGCATGTGTCCTGCGGGGGCAGCAAACGGCCAGGGTGAGAGCCGGATCGAGTGTCCTCGTTCTAGGGAGTGGCATATCTGGTTTACTGCACGTGCATCTGGCCTCGGTCCTGGGGGCGGGATTTATCGCTGCTACGGATCTGAATGAGTATCGTCTGGATGCAGCAAAGCGTTTTGGAGCCAGTACAGTCTATCGAGCGGACCAGGACGTGCCGACATTGTTCAGGCAGGATAACAAGGGGCAAGGGGCGGATGTGGTGATTGTTTGCGCCAGCGCTGAGGCGGCATATCAACAAGCTATGTCTGCAGTGGCAAGAGGAGGAGTGATTATGTTCTTTGCTCCGACTATGGCTGGCGAGACATTGTCTATTCCTGTTAACGATCTATTCTGGCGGCGGGATTTGACTATTACTACGAGTTATGCTGGTTCACCTGCCGACTGCGCTGCGGCTTTGGAGCTGATCGCCAATGGGCGGATAAGAGTAGAGGAGATGATCACCCACCGATTCGGCCTTGCTGAAACCGTAAATGGATCGGCGTTGGTGGCTGAGGGAAAAGAATCGATAAAGGTGATTATTAGGCCTCAGGAGTAA
- the lsrF gene encoding 3-hydroxy-5-phosphonooxypentane-2,4-dione thiolase: MPEEDKEGKQYFQDVPAQSEGFFLKGSNSLDWGIKNRLSRIFNPVSGRTVMLAVDHGYFQGPTTGLERIDLNIVPIAPYADTLMLTRGILRSQIPPSYTKGIVLRASGGPSILKDLSNEGLAVDMEEAVRLNVSAVAVQVFIGGEHETQSVLNMTRLVDMGMRYGIPTLAVTAVGKEMVRDARYFRLACRMCAELGAHYVKTYYIPKGFDTVTASCPVPIVMAGGKKLPELEALVMCHNAVQEGAAGVDMGRNIFQSEAPKAMIQAVAKVVHEDLPPAQAYELYCDLKAQG, from the coding sequence ATGCCAGAAGAAGATAAGGAAGGAAAACAGTATTTTCAGGATGTGCCTGCTCAGAGTGAGGGGTTTTTTCTTAAGGGGTCCAATTCACTGGATTGGGGAATCAAGAATCGCCTGAGCCGGATTTTTAATCCCGTATCCGGGAGAACGGTCATGCTGGCGGTTGATCACGGGTATTTTCAAGGGCCAACCACCGGTCTTGAGCGTATTGATTTAAATATTGTGCCGATTGCCCCATACGCCGACACCCTGATGCTGACCAGAGGAATTTTGCGTTCGCAGATACCTCCATCCTATACCAAGGGAATCGTGTTGAGGGCCAGTGGAGGGCCGAGTATTTTAAAGGATCTCTCTAATGAGGGGCTGGCTGTTGACATGGAAGAGGCTGTTCGGCTCAATGTCTCTGCTGTTGCTGTTCAGGTTTTTATTGGCGGTGAACATGAGACTCAGTCGGTTTTGAATATGACGAGACTTGTAGATATGGGTATGCGTTATGGTATTCCAACCCTGGCTGTTACCGCTGTCGGTAAGGAGATGGTTCGTGATGCGAGATATTTCCGCTTGGCTTGCCGGATGTGCGCTGAATTGGGCGCTCATTACGTCAAGACCTATTATATCCCCAAAGGCTTTGATACCGTCACCGCCAGTTGTCCAGTTCCTATCGTGATGGCTGGAGGTAAAAAACTTCCTGAGCTGGAGGCGTTGGTAATGTGTCATAATGCAGTCCAGGAAGGAGCGGCAGGGGTGGATATGGGGCGTAACATATTTCAGTCTGAGGCGCCCAAAGCCATGATTCAGGCGGTGGCTAAGGTTGTGCATGAGGATCTTCCCCCGGCTCAGGCCTATGAGCTGTACTGCGATTTAAAAGCACAGGGATAG
- a CDS encoding DNA primase has product MSRADNENAVLAVKEAADILEVVGEVVTLKKAGANYLGLCPFHGEKTPSFTVNAARGFFHCFGCGVGGDALAFVMRYQNLGFWDAVKQLAGKYHISLPEKDLSPREREFASKRKLISEINERAAAIYHHQLLTDPGAESARRYLKKRKIPAEVVESFQLGYAPESWDFLLKKMDDAGPEALAEAGLVVAKESGGGFYDRFRNRVLFPILGPSGQYLGFGGRTLGDDKQAKYLNSPETLVFNKGRTLFGLYQNKEAIRRSKRALIVEGNFDLISLVAAGIHDVVAPLGTALTLQHIHSLKGYAQEAVLLFDGDQAGIKAAMRAVPLFLTEKVDAKVVILPDGHDPDTFVNAHGAEALERTLDEASSLPEFVVNHLVATHGLTLAGKGRIIEDLKPIIKAISDQDLQRSLFISHFSQKLGLSPEQLQNVLTGPVTIHDPGPEVKKATTSVLSPVAFSKAEEQLLSFLIIYPEYAESFIEAGLFEALIHPAAINIAKLLAETHQNYPGSGAERLLDILEGAERAFVSRQLIEVPFLPDTELEAEEKIHWLRANKRKYRMRELTALINDAQQHDDQDLMLKLLIEKNQIGES; this is encoded by the coding sequence ATGTCGAGGGCAGATAACGAAAACGCAGTCCTGGCCGTGAAAGAGGCGGCCGACATTCTTGAGGTGGTTGGTGAGGTTGTTACCCTTAAGAAGGCTGGAGCCAATTATCTGGGATTGTGTCCATTTCATGGTGAAAAAACGCCGTCATTTACGGTCAATGCAGCGAGAGGTTTTTTTCACTGTTTTGGGTGTGGTGTGGGTGGTGACGCATTAGCTTTTGTGATGCGTTACCAAAATTTAGGGTTCTGGGATGCTGTCAAGCAACTGGCGGGAAAGTACCACATCTCTTTACCGGAAAAGGATCTTTCGCCACGGGAGCGGGAGTTTGCCAGCAAGCGAAAACTCATCTCTGAGATTAACGAACGGGCAGCGGCAATTTATCACCACCAACTCCTTACTGACCCAGGCGCCGAGTCGGCCAGGCGCTATTTGAAGAAACGCAAGATTCCTGCCGAAGTCGTAGAAAGTTTTCAACTTGGCTACGCTCCGGAATCATGGGATTTTCTGCTGAAGAAAATGGATGATGCCGGGCCGGAAGCGCTGGCAGAGGCGGGGCTTGTTGTGGCAAAGGAGTCTGGTGGCGGATTTTATGATCGCTTTCGTAACCGGGTTCTTTTTCCTATTCTTGGACCAAGTGGGCAGTACTTAGGCTTTGGCGGGCGGACACTGGGTGACGATAAGCAAGCAAAATACCTCAACTCGCCGGAAACATTGGTGTTTAACAAGGGGAGGACCCTTTTTGGTCTGTACCAGAACAAAGAGGCCATCCGTCGTTCAAAACGGGCTTTGATCGTAGAGGGAAATTTCGATCTTATTAGCTTGGTGGCTGCTGGCATTCACGATGTGGTGGCACCGCTTGGAACTGCTTTGACCTTGCAACATATTCACTCTCTCAAAGGATATGCTCAGGAGGCGGTGCTACTTTTTGACGGGGATCAGGCGGGCATTAAGGCGGCAATGCGAGCAGTGCCTCTTTTCCTTACGGAGAAGGTGGATGCCAAGGTGGTGATTCTTCCTGACGGCCATGACCCTGATACCTTCGTTAATGCCCACGGAGCTGAGGCGTTGGAACGTACCTTAGATGAAGCCTCTTCTTTGCCGGAATTTGTAGTGAACCATCTTGTTGCTACTCATGGGTTGACCCTGGCAGGCAAGGGGCGAATTATCGAGGATCTGAAACCCATCATCAAAGCCATCAGCGACCAGGACCTGCAACGCTCTCTCTTTATATCCCATTTTAGCCAAAAGCTAGGGTTGAGTCCGGAACAGTTACAAAACGTTCTTACCGGCCCAGTGACAATTCATGACCCTGGGCCGGAGGTGAAAAAGGCTACTACGTCGGTTTTGTCACCAGTCGCCTTCAGCAAGGCCGAGGAACAGTTACTCTCATTCTTGATTATCTATCCTGAGTATGCCGAATCGTTTATCGAGGCTGGACTCTTTGAGGCGCTGATCCATCCTGCGGCGATTAACATTGCTAAGTTACTGGCTGAAACGCATCAGAATTATCCTGGAAGTGGTGCTGAGCGTCTGCTTGATATCTTGGAAGGAGCGGAGCGGGCTTTTGTGTCCCGGCAACTGATTGAAGTCCCTTTTCTCCCGGACACGGAGCTTGAAGCTGAGGAAAAAATTCATTGGCTCAGGGCGAATAAGCGGAAATACAGGATGCGTGAATTGACCGCTCTTATCAATGACGCACAGCAGCATGATGATCAGGATTTGATGTTAAAGTTGCTGATCGAAAAAAATCAAATCGGAGAAAGTTGA